The following are encoded together in the Anoplopoma fimbria isolate UVic2021 breed Golden Eagle Sablefish chromosome 13, Afim_UVic_2022, whole genome shotgun sequence genome:
- the mrpl41 gene encoding 39S ribosomal protein L41, mitochondrial isoform X2, which produces MGVLSTLMRGLVRGADRMAEFTSKRGSRTHNKGRGSRPTGLRLSSSKFLSIRTMVPEFVVPNLEGFKLKPYVSYRSPRGTEPPLTAQSVFADCVAPQIKKDFEEGTFSKGQLEKYGFEPKQEGKLFKLYPKNYVR; this is translated from the coding sequence ATGGGTGTGTTATCCACGTTGATGAGGGGTCTGGTAAGAGGAGCAGACAGGATGGCTGAGTTCACCAGCAAGCGTGGATCAAGGACTCATAATAAAGGCAGGGGCTCACGGCCCACCGGACTGAGGCTCTCCAGCTCGAAGTTTCTGTCCATACGGACCATGGTTCCTGAGTTCGTGGTTCCTAACTTAGAGGGATTTAAACTGAAACCCTACGTGTCATATCGCTCTCCTCGAGGAACAGAGCCTCCACTCACAGCACAAAGTGTGTTTGCTGATTGTGTGGCCCCTCAGATCAAGAAAGACTTTGAAGAGGGCACTTTCAGCAAAGGACAGCTGGAGAAATATGGTTTTGAGCCCAAACAGGAGGGGAAGCTCTTCAAGCTGTATCCCAAGAACTATGTGCGCTGA
- the mrpl41 gene encoding 39S ribosomal protein L41, mitochondrial isoform X1, whose translation MFELMGNVNIKTATTILVTSNVFLCPGRRHRCRTMGVLSTLMRGLVRGADRMAEFTSKRGSRTHNKGRGSRPTGLRLSSSKFLSIRTMVPEFVVPNLEGFKLKPYVSYRSPRGTEPPLTAQSVFADCVAPQIKKDFEEGTFSKGQLEKYGFEPKQEGKLFKLYPKNYVR comes from the exons ATGTTTGAACTGATGGGAAATGTTAACATTAAAACGGCAACGACTATTTTAGTAACGTCAAAT GTTTTTCTCTGTCCTGGAAGGAGGCACCGTTGTCGCACCATGGGTGTGTTATCCACGTTGATGAGGGGTCTGGTAAGAGGAGCAGACAGGATGGCTGAGTTCACCAGCAAGCGTGGATCAAGGACTCATAATAAAGGCAGGGGCTCACGGCCCACCGGACTGAGGCTCTCCAGCTCGAAGTTTCTGTCCATACGGACCATGGTTCCTGAGTTCGTGGTTCCTAACTTAGAGGGATTTAAACTGAAACCCTACGTGTCATATCGCTCTCCTCGAGGAACAGAGCCTCCACTCACAGCACAAAGTGTGTTTGCTGATTGTGTGGCCCCTCAGATCAAGAAAGACTTTGAAGAGGGCACTTTCAGCAAAGGACAGCTGGAGAAATATGGTTTTGAGCCCAAACAGGAGGGGAAGCTCTTCAAGCTGTATCCCAAGAACTATGTGCGCTGA